In Octopus bimaculoides isolate UCB-OBI-ISO-001 chromosome 21, ASM119413v2, whole genome shotgun sequence, a single window of DNA contains:
- the LOC106883957 gene encoding GAS2-like protein 1: protein MDTVDNIIEVTLCMKRQRIPREMRRNSHSDSQGLQLQAAISARTAEDLADWLQRILDLTITTETFMEALDNGAALCRLAHLIQLKAEAAYKEGKYTEPIPRLKFRYRESAKSGTWFARDNAATFLRWCRDFGINEGCMFESEDLVCHRQEKPVVVCLLELARIGYKFGLESPSIIKIEKEIEREESELASQINDEEIRNLSDLANLSLPMESVATQVSRTASLDTNVEEASQNEASQIDASENEASSRKATADGEEADDEGLEWWYDLAEIVESTGRPPNARRVLEYPMVGYSIARMLNDQCSMVSVLDGQITQWPESSMTKVFNGQSARSSGCSNIRVLDDKSARWPGYSILLQLLKEKHLMVRVGGGWDTLEHYLSHHNPTKIIEFKRTDQPKASSTSPRHDPDTGETALTSAISSDDKYLLILGKYKKN from the exons ATGGATACAGTGGATAATATCATAGAAGTTACATTATGTATGAAAAGGCAGAGGATTCCGAGAGAGATGCGCCgaaacagccactctgactcacagGGCCTGCAATTACAGGCAGCAATCTCTGCCCGGACagcg GAGGACCTAGCCGATTGGCTGCAGAGGATTCTGG ACCTTACAATAACGACCGAAACCTTTATGGAGGCCCTCGACAATGGTGCTGCCCTCTGCCGGCTGGCACACCTTATCCAATTAAAGGCTGAAGCCGCATACAAAGAAGGGAAGTACACAGAG CCCATACCAAGACTAAAGTTCCGCTACAGAGAAAGCGCCAAATCTGGGACCTGGTTCGCCAGAGACAATGCTGCCACGTTTCTACGTTGGTGCCGTGATTTTGGTATTAACGAGGGCTGCATGTTTGAATCGGAGGATCTCG tGTGCCACAGACAAGAAAAACCAGTGGTTGTGTGTTTACTGGAACTGGCAAGAATTGGCTACAAGTTTGGGTTGGAATCACCAAGTATTATCAAAATCGAAAAAGAAATTGAGCGAGAAGAGAGCGAATTGGCATCTCAGATAAACGATGAGGAGATTCGCAATCTCAGTGATCTGGCGAACCTTTCATTACCCATGGAATCTGTGGCTACGCAGGTGAGCAGGACAGCTTCATTGGACACAAATGTCGAAGAGGCAAGTCAGAACGAGGCGAGTCAAATCGATGCCTCCGAGAACGAAGCGAGCAGTCGTAAAGCGACAGCTGATGGGGAGGAAGCAGATGACGAAGGA TTAGAATGGTGGTACGACCTGGCAGAAATAGTTGAGAGTACTGGACGGCCTCCAAATGCTCGACGGGTTTTGGAGTACCCGATGGTCGGGTACTCGATAGCCAGAATGCTCAATGACCAGTGCTCGATGGTCAGCGTGCTCGATGGCCAAATTACTCAATGGCCAGAATCCTCAATGACCAAAGTGTTCAATGGCCAGAGTGCTCGTTCATCAGGGTGTTCGAATATCAGAGTCCTCGATGACAAGAGTGCACGGTGGCCAGGATACTCGATA CTTTTGCAGCTGcttaaagaaaaacatttgatGGTGCGTGTTGGCGGCGGTTGGGACACCTTAGAACATTACCTGAGTCATCACAATCCGACCAAAATCATCGAATTTAAACGAACTGATCAACCAAAAGCTTCATCAACCAGCCCACGTCATGACCCTGACACAGGGGAGACAGCGTTAACGTCTGCTATCTCATCAGacgataaatatttattgatattaggCAAATACAAAAAGAACTAA